The Polluticoccus soli sequence ATAGCTCTGTATCCACTGTATTTGCGGGCCAAGCTCGTTCAAAACTTTTGCGGAGGCCTGTGATACCTCTCTTAGTTTTTCAGGAGAGAAATTTCCCGCACCGGGAATAGCTCTTTCGATCACATACTTAGGCATAACATTATCGTTAAGATCATTGCCTACTCTATACAGTTTTCGGCGTCCCTGGATGATGCATTTATAAGCGCAATATTACACCAGCCACCCTGCAAAACGCCAGATCCATTCTTTAGTTTTTCGCTTTCCTTGCCACGTTAAACGAGCTCAGCTGTTACCCTTTTCCGATATGCACAGAAATAGAAGCATCGTCATCATATTAAACAAATAACAACTACCTTAGATGTCTATAATTCTTCACCATGAACATCAAAAGCTGTTTTAAGCTCCTTCCAGCTCTATTTGTGATCGTCTACTTCAGCTCCTGCAAAGAGAAAGGCAATAACGATACCGCGCATGATCATGAACACGAACACCACGGTCATGACCATCCACACAGCCACGATCCTGCTAAAGAAACCTTTTCTATAGATGGTCTGGTGGCCGAAGTAAAAACAGTTCCGGATTCTATCATCCAATACCTGCACAAGCAACACCATTCTCACAAAGTGCTTGAAAGAAGAATGGTACCGGCTGGTTACGAAACCCGCGAAATGAAATACTGGAAGGACCATGCAGTAACGCTAGACCAGCTGCCCGTAATTAATCCCGGTCCCGGCGAGTACGTGCACGTAATGGAAGGCTACAAGAACGGCTACAAAAACCTTGTGATCGGTATTACAGAAACCTTCCCCGGTGGCGCGCCGCCCATGCATACACACCAGGGTGAAGAATCGCATGTGCTGCTGGAAGGGAAAATACTTTATGCCCTTGGCGACACAATGTTTACCATAGAAGCTCCATACATCGTCAACATACCACCAATGGTACCGCATGCGTTTAAAAACATAGGCGATAAAACAGCCAACCTGGTGGTAATATTCCCTACCAACGTGTGGCAATATGATGTGCTGGACTATTTCCCTTTTTCAGATTCGAACATGAAACGGTTTGGGTTGGCAAATAAATAATAGACTGGAATTAAACCTCTGAACCCATTCCATACAACTCATTCTTCAACCTCTTAGCAAGGAAGCCGGTTGCTTTAGCGAGATCTATATCTACCACGAGCACACCAGCATTTCCATAGCGTTCGTGTGCAACGAGGCTGCCGTCGGGTGCGATCACTGCGCTGGCCGATTCGGGGTAAGTGGAGGCATAGTTGATGCTGGCAAAGTAGATGGTATTCTCGAGCGCGCGAACCATCATGGCCTTTTCATAGTAAGGATTGGCCATACTGCCCCACTCTGTCAACGTTGGTCCAGACTCGTTGCTTCCGGTAAAATGCGGATGGAACACGATGTGCGCACCGCGTTGTGCAGCCCACCTCACCGTTTCGCCATAGCGAAATCCCTCGTGGCAGATCGAGATGCCAAATCTCAACCCGTTCACCTCAAACATGGTGCGCTCGGTGCCAGCCTTCCATATATTGTCTTCTGAAGGGTCGAGCTGGTTTTTGGTTTGGTAACCGAGAACCTCGCCAGTGTTCGATATAACATGAGCCACGTTGAACACTTCATCGCCAACATACAAATCCATGGGAATGATAATGGCGATAGCATGTCGTGCAGCAATGTCTCTTACTTTTTCAAGAGCCGGCTCTAGCCTTTCTGCAGTTCGATCTTCCCGTGAATAACCCATACCAGGGTAGCCAGGCAAAAAAGATTCAGGAAAACAAATGATCTCTGCCTGCTGACTGGCTGCCTTCTTAACAAGGTCTTCCAGCGACTGCAAACCGGCTTCGAGAGAGGATGGTATTGGGGGTGATGCGAGGGCTATTTTCATAAAGGGAAGTTACGGATTCTCATGTAGTATATCGGTTTACTCAGAAAAGCTGGTGAACGTTTTGCCATCGTACCGATACAATCCTGTGTTCCGGGTACCAAACCAAATGTTACCGGCTTTATCTTCCAGCATGGTCCATACGCCGTAGTTACCCACGCTATTAGCCGCAATGTTCTTTAAAGTCGCACCATCGTAAAGCCAAACATTACCATCGCTGGAATAACCATCACTTTTTTCGCCACCGCTAAACCAAACATTACCGGCGTTATCCACCAGGGCAGCCAGTCCAATGTCGTTACCTTCCATAAATCTCGTAAAATCCTTTCCATCGTAGCGCCAAACTCCGTTGTGCCTGGTGCCTATCCACAAACCGCCCCGGCGATCTTCTACCACATAACGGATCCACCCTTCACCACCGGGTCTATACCTCGTAAGACTCTTGCCGTCATATTTGATCAAACCTTCACTGCCGGGCAACATACCCGATGCAAACCAAATATTACCGGCTTTATCCTGTATCATACAATCCACCATCTTCAGGTTGAGCCCTTCACTATTTATGATGTTTTTATCATCCAGGAAACGACTAAAAGACCTCCCGTTATAACGATACATTCCATCGCGGCTGCCGAACAGGATCGTGCCATCCTTGTACTGCATCATGCTCCAGACCTCATTCTTCTCGTATGGATTTTTCCCGGAAGCGCTACTCAGTGTTAAATCACTACTAATAGAAAGCGCGACCGGGACACGGGTTATTGTCGCCCCATCAAACCGACTGGCGCCGTTGTCCGTTCCAAACCAAATATTGCCCGATCTATCTTCTAAAACCGACCATACGGTATTACCGCTTAGGCCGTCATTCGTAGTAAACTGGGTAAAACTTTTTCCATCGTATCGGTAAACACCTTCCCCGGTAGTACCGAACCAAAGATTTCCTGCTTTATCCTGCAGGCTGCAGTGGATGTTGGCATATTTGCCTGTTCCTTGTGTTTTAACCAGTTTCGAATGGCCGGAAACTAACTGTTGCGGGTTATTATCCTGCCCATTGCAGGAAGAAACAATTACAGTTGATGCTAATAGGAGGTAAAACTGTTTCATGACCAGGTGTGATTGATCAACTAAAGTTAACACAAACACGAGCATTGCTTCGCGTTTCGGCAATTACAACAAAACTTTAGGAATATACTTTCTCTCGCGAGTAACATCTTTGGCAAGCATATTGCAATGCTGTAGCTATGGAAAGCCAAAGCACATCCTTGTTCGTTGCAAAAGACTCGATCGTCCGGAAGATCTGGGGCAATGCGGATACCATCCTGTTCATCTTTGCAGGCGCAGCAGCCGAGTTTGCGCTCAATAAGGCGGTGCACTGGCTGTACTTCACAGGCAAGCTTCCTTCCGATCCGTTGGGTCGCCTTTTCTCCACCGTTAGCTATGCAAGGAAGATCATATTCGCCCCAACTGCCGAAGCCAACAAAGCAATTGACACTATCCGCAACATACATGTCGCGGTAGAAGCAGCACGAGGCGCGGCCATTCCCGACTGGGCCTACCGCGACGTGTTGTTCATGCTCATACACTATTCTATTGCTTCTTACGAATTATTCGAACGAAAGCTAACCAACGATGAAAAGGAGGAGGTCTACAACGTTTTCTACCGCGTTGGCTTGCGGATGGGTTTGAAAGACCTGCCGCCTGATTATCTAACCTGGCTACCGGCCAGGGATGCACACCTGGAGGCAAACCTTGAGAAAAGTCCGTACACGCTCGACTTATTTAAGCAATACAAAAAACATTTGGGTGCTTTGCGGTTCAGGGTTCTCATTGAAGGACAAAAACTGGTGATACCAGACAGGGTAAAGCAGATGCTGGACTTCAGTGATTTTTCGCTGCTAACACCCGTGCTTCCAGTGTACAAGGTAACCAAACTGATGAAGATGGACTGGATGCTGAAGAACCTATTGCTGCCTTCTGAGTACAAAGAAGAGATCAGGGGACTGGACAAGTTTGGTTCGTAAGATTTTCCTCGACGGAATCTAGTCAAGCGCGGAAATTCAATACTTTCGTGAACAATCATTTCCTATATGGCTGAGAAAAAAGGAAAACTGGCAGAGATAAAAACAAAAGCTACCGCTGCCAGTGTTGAAGATTTTATCAATAATGTGCCGAATGAGCAAAAACGTGCTGACAGCTTGGTGATACTGGAAATGATGAAGAAAGCAACCGGCGAAGAACCCAAAATGTGGGGCGCCTCGATCATCGGTTTTGGCGATAAGAGATATAAAAGCCCAGCTTCAGGCAGAGAAGTTGACTGGTTCCTGATAGGTTTTGCGCCTCGCAAAGCCAACCTGTCCATCTATCTAACGATGGACATTAAAAAACAAGCAACCGCCCTTGAGAAACTGGGCAAATATAAAACCGGTGTTGGTTGCCTCTACATCAACAAGCTGGCTGATATCGATATCAAAGTGCTGAAACAGATGATTGATACAGCTCTGAAACTGAAGTAGGGCTATTGACTATTTCAGATTGCAGTATATAAAATCGGGTGAGTTAGGCGGGGGATTATCGGCTTCGCATTTATCTTTTGCTTTCGATTCACTAGATGCTTTCACTTCCTTTTCGTACTTCTGGTATATAATCCCACCTTCGCAAACGCAGGTATAGGTCTTTTTACACGCAAGCAGGCCGGTAGAAATTGCAAATAAGGTTAACAGCAAACAATACTTCATATCAATGGTTTATACTAGAACGAGTTAGTAGCAAATTTATTATTAAGCATCTGCTTCGCATGCAGTGCTAACACCCTCACCTCCCCCAAACTATAAACAGCTATCTTTGCAGGCTAGACTGCTATAGATGAAATTTGAGCAATATAATATCTCGCCCGAGATCAAACGGAGTTTGGAAGAGCTTGGCTTTAAGCGTCCCACGGACATCCAATTCAGATCCATCCCCTCTATATTAAAGAGAGACGATGTATTAGCTATTGCGCAAACAGGCACCGGTAAAACTGCTGCTTTTGCTATCCCGGTACTACACATGCTTCAGCAACGCAGCCGGGATAAAAGGCCCGGCCAGGTGACCTGCCTGGTGATGGTGCCTACACGCGAGCTGGCGATACAGATCTCCGACGTATTCAAACAGCTTGGGAAATATACCAAAGTAAGCATACTGGGACTGCACGGAGGTGTTGACCAGGAACCGCAGGTGAAGAAACTTGATAAGGGTGTAGATGTACTTATTGCCACGCCGGGCCGTATGTTCGATCTCATCCACCAGCAATTCATCGACCTCAGCCGGGTGGAGATATTGATACTGGATGAAGCCGACCATATGCTGGACCTCGGTTTCATTAAAGACATTCAACACATCATCAGGCAGCTGCCACGCAAACACCAGACCTTATTCTTCTCAGCTACCATTGATGATGAGATCAAAGACCTCGCTTATTCGGTAGTGAACAATCCCATCAGGATACAGGTATCGCCCAAAGACCCGGTTTCCAAAAACGTAGACCACGCTGTGGCCTATGTAGAGATGGACGACAAACGCTTTTTCCTGGAGCGCCTGGTAAAGGAATATCCTGAGAATAAAATACTGGTCTTCGTTCGCACTAAGGTGCGCGCAGAAAGAGTGCTGGCGGCCATGGAGCGTGTTGGCATCAAAGCATTGACCATGCACGGCGGCAAGGAACAAGAGCATCGCCTGCAGGTAATGAACGAGTTCAAGAAAGGCACCGTCAAAATGCTTATTGCCACAGATGTGAGTGCCCGTGGTATCGATATACCCAATGTTGACTATGTAGTGAATTACGATCTCCCCGATGTGCCTGAAAACTACGTACACCGCGTGGGCCGTACAGGACGTGGTGTACAGAAAGGTCACGCCATTTCGTTTTGCAGCACAGAAGAATTACCTGTGCTGAAAGAGATACAGGAGTACCTTGGAAAAGACATCCAGGAAATGAAGATCGATAAGAACGACTATAGAGAGACCATCGTCTTCTCTGAAGAAACACCAAATGACAATTGGCGTAAGCTGCTTGAAGACAATGAAAAAGCGGCGGAAAAACTTGGAAAGAAAAAGAAGAAAAAATAACTGCTATACCTGCTCATATGACTTTTGA is a genomic window containing:
- a CDS encoding DUF4242 domain-containing protein, whose amino-acid sequence is MPKYVIERAIPGAGNFSPEKLREVSQASAKVLNELGPQIQWIQSYVTADKIYCIYNAPNEEMVRKHATQAGFPADSVAKVSAIIDMVTAE
- a CDS encoding cupin domain-containing protein; this encodes MNIKSCFKLLPALFVIVYFSSCKEKGNNDTAHDHEHEHHGHDHPHSHDPAKETFSIDGLVAEVKTVPDSIIQYLHKQHHSHKVLERRMVPAGYETREMKYWKDHAVTLDQLPVINPGPGEYVHVMEGYKNGYKNLVIGITETFPGGAPPMHTHQGEESHVLLEGKILYALGDTMFTIEAPYIVNIPPMVPHAFKNIGDKTANLVVIFPTNVWQYDVLDYFPFSDSNMKRFGLANK
- a CDS encoding carbon-nitrogen hydrolase family protein, whose translation is MKIALASPPIPSSLEAGLQSLEDLVKKAASQQAEIICFPESFLPGYPGMGYSREDRTAERLEPALEKVRDIAARHAIAIIIPMDLYVGDEVFNVAHVISNTGEVLGYQTKNQLDPSEDNIWKAGTERTMFEVNGLRFGISICHEGFRYGETVRWAAQRGAHIVFHPHFTGSNESGPTLTEWGSMANPYYEKAMMVRALENTIYFASINYASTYPESASAVIAPDGSLVAHERYGNAGVLVVDIDLAKATGFLAKRLKNELYGMGSEV
- a CDS encoding ligand-binding sensor domain-containing protein, translated to MKQFYLLLASTVIVSSCNGQDNNPQQLVSGHSKLVKTQGTGKYANIHCSLQDKAGNLWFGTTGEGVYRYDGKSFTQFTTNDGLSGNTVWSVLEDRSGNIWFGTDNGASRFDGATITRVPVALSISSDLTLSSASGKNPYEKNEVWSMMQYKDGTILFGSRDGMYRYNGRSFSRFLDDKNIINSEGLNLKMVDCMIQDKAGNIWFASGMLPGSEGLIKYDGKSLTRYRPGGEGWIRYVVEDRRGGLWIGTRHNGVWRYDGKDFTRFMEGNDIGLAALVDNAGNVWFSGGEKSDGYSSDGNVWLYDGATLKNIAANSVGNYGVWTMLEDKAGNIWFGTRNTGLYRYDGKTFTSFSE
- a CDS encoding oxygenase MpaB family protein; translated protein: MESQSTSLFVAKDSIVRKIWGNADTILFIFAGAAAEFALNKAVHWLYFTGKLPSDPLGRLFSTVSYARKIIFAPTAEANKAIDTIRNIHVAVEAARGAAIPDWAYRDVLFMLIHYSIASYELFERKLTNDEKEEVYNVFYRVGLRMGLKDLPPDYLTWLPARDAHLEANLEKSPYTLDLFKQYKKHLGALRFRVLIEGQKLVIPDRVKQMLDFSDFSLLTPVLPVYKVTKLMKMDWMLKNLLLPSEYKEEIRGLDKFGS
- a CDS encoding DUF1801 domain-containing protein encodes the protein MAEKKGKLAEIKTKATAASVEDFINNVPNEQKRADSLVILEMMKKATGEEPKMWGASIIGFGDKRYKSPASGREVDWFLIGFAPRKANLSIYLTMDIKKQATALEKLGKYKTGVGCLYINKLADIDIKVLKQMIDTALKLK
- a CDS encoding DEAD/DEAH box helicase, with product MKFEQYNISPEIKRSLEELGFKRPTDIQFRSIPSILKRDDVLAIAQTGTGKTAAFAIPVLHMLQQRSRDKRPGQVTCLVMVPTRELAIQISDVFKQLGKYTKVSILGLHGGVDQEPQVKKLDKGVDVLIATPGRMFDLIHQQFIDLSRVEILILDEADHMLDLGFIKDIQHIIRQLPRKHQTLFFSATIDDEIKDLAYSVVNNPIRIQVSPKDPVSKNVDHAVAYVEMDDKRFFLERLVKEYPENKILVFVRTKVRAERVLAAMERVGIKALTMHGGKEQEHRLQVMNEFKKGTVKMLIATDVSARGIDIPNVDYVVNYDLPDVPENYVHRVGRTGRGVQKGHAISFCSTEELPVLKEIQEYLGKDIQEMKIDKNDYRETIVFSEETPNDNWRKLLEDNEKAAEKLGKKKKKK